TCCTCATAAATGGAGGCAACCTCGAGAGTGAATTCTTGCGACTGAAGATTATGCTCATAGGATCTCAGATGATCTATGGGCATGTTCTTCATGAGAACTTGCGTCTCAGCAATTAGTTGCTCAGCTGTTCTCTTGATCTCGGAAATCCCCGGAAGGTACGATTTGTCCATCCGACCGATGTATTCCGACTGCACGAGCTCCTGCAGTTCAAGAAGGCCGATGTACATCGCATAGTATTTTTGGGCCGTGGACGTATTTTCGCCGCTGGCTTGTTTCGCCTCGGCAAACTGCGCTGTCAGCTGAGCAACAATGGCGAAGACGGAAGTCATTCGCGTTACGTCACCCGAGTCAATTCTCGACAGAAGGACCTCAGCCTGATCGGTGCTGATATTCGCGTTGTAGACTGAGAAACTTTGAACGAAATCAACAAGAAGTTCTTTTCGCCGTCTCTTCAGTTGCTGAAGGAGGGCCCGCGCGCGTTCAAGCTTCTTTTCGACCTTGTTCCTGTCGCTCTCGCCGACCAGAGCAGAACGTGCGATCAGATCAGAGATGGCCCCCTCCGCCTCCTTGATCGCCGTGAGGCACTTGAGGTACTCCCCCCTCAGTTTCTCCAGATTGTCGTCGTCAAACTCAAGCTGCAGCCTTCTGAGGATCGAGTTCATCCGTCGATCGGCAAGTGAGAAGCTGGACTTCTTGGCCAAAGAATTCCCCGCATCCACCTTTCCTCTGATCGAGGTGGAGAGCTTTTCCAAATCACCGCTCTTGCGGCGCCAGACCTCGGCGACACGGCTCTCTAGAGCAGGGACCTCTTTGGCTTCCTTCCCGCGCGAACCGAAGAGTGCTAGGAAATCATGGATGTCGATTTTGCCGTCGCCATCAACATCTAGCACGCTCAGATAGGATGAGCTCGCCTTCGGTTCTTCCATTCACATTTTCCTGTACCGACAACTTCCTAAGTTTACGATAGGCGAGGACTTTCTGGCTTGCTAGCGTTCTCAGGCTACTAGCCGACAGATACAGATACTTCTCGGTTGCTACCGTGGCTGCACAGCATCAACCACGCCGACGCCGCCCGCATCCTAGACTGGCTGGACAGCATCAACAGCTTCGAGCTCTCAGCCCTCTCCACCGTGCATAAGAGCCAAGGCCGCTCGGTAGACACCGTGTACATCGACACAGCCTCGGTCCTGAAGCGCCCCTCCTGGCTCTCTTCTAGGGACCACAAGCGGCTCCTCTAAATGGCCATCACCCGAGCCAGGAAGCAGGTCATCTTTTACGAGATGGCTGGCTACTGTGAGCAGGCACCAGGGGCGGAGATCATCCCCTTCCGACCGGCACCGGCGAACCCCTCCAGCGGAAAGCCTCAGTCCAGGGCCGCATGACCCCTCTGACCACCATCTGAACCTCTCCCCGTCCGGGCATCCTCATGGGTGTTCGGGCGGGGGTCTCGTCCAATATTTTTTTGCCTGTCACACCCTATCCACCTGTTGCCCACCAGAGCCCCAGAGAGGCCCGCACAGAGCCACGTCAACGCCTGCGTGGACTGCCCCCATCTGGACCGAAAGCCCCCAGAAATGCCCCACTCTGTGGACCTCTGGACGTAAACTGAAGAAGAGTATCGGAGGGCTGGGTTTCCTACCGCCCCAGCCAATATCTCCTAACATACCGAAGTTACGCGAGAATTGGCCCCGGGCGGGTGGATTTCCGCCGTTGGCGCCAGGGCGTCTTTCCCCAGTCTTCCCTGCAGGTTTCCCGCAGTCGTCCGGGCAGGTCTCCAGACCGCTTGAGCGCCCTGCCGTCGTGCGATGCGGTCTTCGCCGCGAGCGGCTAGACTACGATCTTCCAGTAGGAATCCTTGCGGATCACCTTGCCCTCCCGGAACGTGTAGAAGTCGCAGCCGCGGACGCGGACCTTCTCTCCGGCCGGCGTTGTGCCGGTGAGCAGCCATTTCGAGATTCCCGTCTCGCCGCAGACGAAATTCTCGATCTCGCCGTAGTGCACGTCGGGGGTGGTCTCGAACCGGGTCATCAGCCCGCGCCGCACGTCGTCGCGCCCGGTGAACCGGCTGCCGTGCGGCTCGGGTCCGCGGGGAAGGTCGAGGCTGCTGTCCTCCGCGAAGAAGGCCATGATCGCGTCGATGTCATGGGCGTTGAAACCCGCGGCCAGGGCATCGAGCCTGGCGAGTATCGCTGCTTCGTCATCCATCGGCGTGCCTCCACATGCTGGCGATCGAGTGCCCGACAGGCTTGAGCATAGCAGAGAGACGCCGTGGCGGATCGCGCGAAGTCGTGAAGGCCCCGGTCCCGCCACGCGGCAGTTTCGAGGTCCCGTAAATGCAGCAAGGCCGGCGCCCCGGGGGAGCGCCGGCCTTGCCGGGGAGCGCGGACCTCAGTCCGCGAGGATGGCCACCGGGCGGCACCAGCCGGCCGAGCCGCGGGCGACCTTGACGGGAAAGCAGATGACCTCGAAGCCGGTGTCCGGCAGCTGATCGAGGTTGGCGAGCTTTTCCATGTGGCAATAGATGGTCTCGGCCCCGGCCTTGTGGCCTTCCCAGAAGAGCTCCCATTGACCGGTCGCCCTGGCCTTTTCCGCCACCGCTCTCAGCGGCGCGTCCCAGCTCCAGGCGTCGGTGCCGCAGACCTTCATGCCGCGCTCGGCCAGCCAGAGCGTCGCTTCGCGGCCGATGCCGCAACCCGCGGCGACATAGCCGGGCTGGCCGTAGAGCGCGCCGGCCCGCGTGTTGACCAGCACGATGTCGCCGGGCCGCAGCGCGTGGCCGATCCGGGCGAACTCCGCCTCCATCTCGGCGGCGCTGACCACATGGCCGTCGGGCAGGTGGCGGAAGTCGAGCTTCACGCCCGGCCCCATGCACCACTCGAGCGGCACCTCGTCGATGGTGATCGCCCGCTCGCCCTTGTTCATCGTCGGGTGGTAGTGCCAGGGCGCGTCGAGATGCGTGCCGTTGTGGGTGGTCAGCGTCAGCCGCTCCACCGCCGCGCCGGCGGCGTCCAGCTGGTGCTCGACCGGGATGCCGAACATCTGCGCGTACTCGCGCGCGCCGCCCGAATGCTCCATGTACTCGATCTTGGGCCCCATGCCCGGCGGGTCGGCGGGCACTTGGTCGGTCAGCGTGACCGAAAGGTCGATGATCCTGCGGCTCATGTGCGGCCTCCCCTGATGACCTGCTGGTCGATGGCGCCGAAGAGCGGCGCGTGATCGCGGCCGCGGCATTCCATGAACACCCGGTCGCCGAAGCCCATGTAGGGCGTGCGCGGCGCGCCTTCGTCGAGCAGCTCGATCGCCCGGCGCTCGGCAAGGCAGGACGAGCCCACCTCGCGGTAGTTGTCATTGGACACGGTGCCGGAACCCAGCACGGTGCCCGCCACCAGGTCGCGCGAGCGCGCGGCATGGGCGAGCAGCTGATCGAAACCGTAGCTCATCGGGTAGCCCTCGGCGTTGCCGAAGGGCTCGGCATTGAGCTCGACCCGCAGCGGCAGGTCGATGCGGGCATCGCGCCAGGCGTCGCCCAGCTCGTCCGGGGTCAACGCGACCGGGGCGACGGCGCAGGCGGGCTTGGCCTGCACCCAGCCGAAGCCGGTCTTCATCTCGACCGGCGCGATGGCGCGCAGCGACCAGTCGTTGATCTGCACCACCAGCCGGATGCGCGACGCGGCCTCGGCGGGGGTGCTGCCCATCGGGACGTGATCGCAGATCACGCCGAACTCGCCCTCGAAGTCGATGCCGTCCTCTTCAGACGGCAGCGGGACGTCCTGCGTGGCGCCAAGGAAGCGGTCGGACATGCCCTGGTACATCAGCGGCCGGCCCGGCGGGTTGGGATCGAGGCCGAAGACCTTCTGCATGAGCGCGCCGTGGCTGTCATAGGCCGAGCCGTCGAGCCATTGCCAGGCACGGGGCAGGGGGGCGAGGGCGCGCTCGGGATCGAAGGGCGCGCCGCCGCCCGCGTTCAGCGCGGCATATTGCGCCTCGAGTGCCGGGGCGAAGGTCTCCCAGTCCTCCATCAGGAGGCGCAGGCTCTGCACTCCCTCGGCAGGCGAGCAGCGCGCGTTGTCGCGGGAGAGGAGGTGCAGCCGCCCGTCGGGGCTGCCGTTCGGAAGCGTGGCGAAGCGCATCTCAGCCCTCCGACTTCAGCCGGCCGCCAAGCGTCTCGGCGAACCAGTCGGCGATGAAGTTCCGCCCGTAGGTCATGTTGTCGGCGCCGACGTGCTCGACCCCGCCTTCGCGGTCGGTGAAGATCTTCAGCTCGCGGCGCGGGGAATTCACCAGCTGGTCGTAGGACTGATGCGCGTAATCCAGCGCGATCTGCCGGTCGTTCGCGCCATGGGTGACGAGGAAGGGCACCCTGATCTTCTCCATCTGCCCGTCGAGGCAGAAGCCCGCGGCCTTGGCGAGGAAGTCATCCATGTCCTTCGCGCCGAACACCCACATGACGTGGTTCCAGTAATGCGGCACCGGGTTCTCGCCCTCGCGCTTGAGGCGCTTCTGCTGCACCTCGGCCCAGTTGTGGTTGGCGCCCCAGACCGCGCCCGAGGCGTAGCGCGGCTCGTTGGCGCAGACCCGCGGCGCGTAGTAGCCGCCGAGCGAGATGCCGGTGATGCCGATGCGGGCGGCGTCCACGTCTTCGCGTGCGGCGAGCCATTCGTAGACCGGGGTGCCCCATGCCTCGCTGTCGAAATGCGCGGGCATGTCCTGCAGGCGCAGGCTCTCGCCGGTGCCGGGCTGGTCGACGCAGAGCGTGGCGATGCCGCGCTTGGCCAGCTCGTGCGGCAGGAAGGACCAGTAGAGCAGCTCCTTGCAGCTATCGAGACCGTTCAGGTAGACCACCGCCGGCGCGGGACCGGAGGCGCCCTGCGCCGGGGTGTAGAGCACCGGGATCACCTTGTCGCCATAGGGGATCTCGAAGCGCCGCACGCTTTCGCCGGAATACTCGGTGCCCTTGAGGAAGTTCGCGAGGCCCTTGCGGTAGGTCACCATCCGCTCGGGATCGCCCTGGCCCTGCATCCGCTCGGCAAGGATGTAGTAGAGCGCCGCGCGCTTTAGCTTGTCCCCGGCCGAGAAGAGCCTGCCCTCGGCCTCTTCCTCGGTGGCGATCGCGGTCAGCTTGTCGGCGACGCGCACCCATTCGACCATGAAGTCGCGGGTGCCCGCGTCCTCGCCGTTCTTGGCCTTCTCGAGCAGCGGCTGGCACATGTCCATGATCTCGCCGATCTCGGCCCCCGAGGCGAGCGCGATGGAGACCGTCAGGTTCCAGACGTAGTTGGGGAAATAGTTGAACATCGCCATGGACAGGCTCCTTGGATCGTCGGGGGATTGCCGGGGCGCGGGGCCCTCGGGCGGAGAGGTAATGGGCGCGGACCCATTCGGAAAATTGAAAGGCATGATCCCGGGCATTCACGCTCTGAATGCCCGGGGAGGCAGGCGTCAGTAGTCCTGCAGATCCTCGGCGATGGCGACCTCGCCGCCGTAGATGGCCGAGATCTGCTGCGCCCAGCTTTCGGTCATCTCGGGGGTGACGCGCGCGCCCGCGGCGATATGCGTCGCCACGACCTTGCCCACGTCCGCCGCGACGGCCATGCGGCCGATCTCCTCGGGGGTGACGTGATGCGCCGAGAGGTGCTGCTCGATCTCGCCGACGAGGTGCTCGGGCGCGGTCTTGCGCACGGTGTCCATGATCGACGGCAGGTCGATGAGTTCCGAGACCAGCAGGTCGGCGCCCTGCGCCAGTTCGATCACCGCGTCGGACCAGCCGGTGTCGCCGGTGTAGACGATGCTGCGGTCGGGGGTCTCGAAGCGGAACGAGAGGGACTCGTACTTCGCATCGAGGTCGCTGCCATGGGCAAAGCTGTAGTGGGTGTTTTTGGCGGTGGTCACGGTGACATCGCCAAGGGTGAAGGTCTCGCCGCCGCGGATCTCCTGCACCTGCACCAGCTCGTCCGCGGTCATGATCGTCGCATCGGCCATGCCGTAGGCGGCCTCCATCGCCGGGCCCATGCCCGTGATCATGCCGTCCACCAGCGCCTTGGTGCCCGGCGGGCCGTAGATCATCACCGGCTTCTCGGGGTTGGTCTGGAAGCGCTGGCCGAGCACGGCGAGCAGCCCGCCGACGTGGTCGAAATGCAGGTGGCTCAGCACGACGTCATCGACATCGCCCATGCGCAGGCGCTTGGCCGCGAGGCGGATCGACAACCCGTCGCCGGCGTCGATGACGATGTTGCGGCCGTTGACCTGCAAGAGGTTCGCGGGCTGCGAGCGGGCGGCGCGGGCGATCGGCCCGCCGCCGCTGCCGAGCACGGTGAACGTGGTCTCGGCCATGGCCGGAAGCGCGGTGGCGGCCAGCAGCGCCAGCGCGGTTGCGTGGGTCTTGAACATGTGGGTCTCCTCCTCGGTCCCGGGCCCGCCGCGGGGCGGACCCATCTCTCAATTCAGCGTTCGGCGCGGGTGCCGCGGGCGAAGCAGGTCACCGACAGGGCGGCGATGCCCATGGCCATGACCCCGAGCGCCCCGATCCCGAGGCTCTCCATCAGCATCCCGCCGACGATCGGGCCGAGCGCCGAGCCGGTCATCAGCATCGCCGGGGTGGCGGCGGCGGCGCGACCGGACCTGTCCATGCGCGCCAGCAGCCCGAAGGCGAAGGTGTGGGTGAAGATCTGCACCCCCACGAAGACCGCCGCGACCGGGGCCCAGACCACGAAGGCGGTGGCGAAGGTCAGCGCCAGCGCAAGGGCGGCCTGCACGATTGGCCCGGCCATCACCACGCGGCGCGCGGGCAGGCGTTTCTCCAGCAGCGCGGCGAGCGGGGCGGGGCCGGCGAAGTTTACGATCCCCAAGGCGATCAGCGTGCCGACGATGGCCTGCGGCGCGAAGCCCCGGGCGGTGCCGATCACCTCGACGAAGGAGAAGACCATCGCCTGGTTGAAGGTCATGAGGCTCACCCCCGCGACCACGGCCAGCACGCCGGGCGCCAGCGGTCCGCGCGCGGCGGGGGCGTCGCTGCGGCCCCCGGCATCGGGGAAGGCGAGCAGCGTCGCCAGCGTCGCCACCGCCATGATCGCGCCGAAGGCGAGGAAGAGCGCCGCGCCGCCCTGCTGGACCAGCAGCGGCGGCACCGCGCCCATGTAGATCACCCCGAAGAGGCCGAGCCCGACGCCCGCGATGGCAAAGAGCCGGTGCGGGTTGCCCGAGCGGCCCATGGTGCCGTGCACGAGGCTCAGCGCCACGCCGTTCGCCATGCCGCCCAAGAGGTGCAGCGCGGCGAGCGGCAGGAAGGCGCTCTGCCGCGAGGCCAGCAGGAAGGCCAGCGCCGCCAGCGCGAAGCCCGCCACCGCCAGCGCCTTGCGCGGAAGGCGGGCGAAATTGCGCGCGGTCAGCACGCTCGCCACCACCGCCCCGATCAGGAACAGCGTGACCAGCGCCCCGGCCTCGCGCGGGCCGAAGCCGAAGCGGGCGATCAGCGCGCCCACCCAGACCGGCAGCGCGACAAGGTCGACGAGACCCGCGCAATGGCCGACCACGAGCGCGGCGGCCCCGGTCTTGGCTATGCCCGGCGCAGCGCTCATCGCTGCCGGAGATGTCCCGGTATCAGTCATCTGGTGTTCTCCTCCCTGTGGGCCGGCTCCCCCGCCGGCCCTTGATTGTCCTGTCCCCGCGGGGACAGGTCTTTTCCGCGCTCAGACCGGCTCGGTCAGCGCCATCATCGAGCGGCCCATGATCGCGTTGTGCTCGCCCTGGTCGCCGCCGGTGACCTCGATCTCCGAGAGGCGCGCCGAGTTGGTGACGACCATGCTGCAGCGCTCCCAGCGCCGCGCCTCGTGCGCGGCAAAGGCTTCGGCCACGGTCCCGGCGCGCAGCAGTTCCTCGGCGAGGACCAGACCGTCTTCCATGCCGATGCAGGCCCCGGCGCCGAGATGCGGCGTGGTCGCGTGCACCGCGTCGCCGATCAGCATGATGCGGCCCACGTGCCATGGCTGCGGCAGCAGCATCTTCTCGAGCGGGCGGTAGATCAGCTTGCTGTCCTCGCTCAGCGCGTCCTTCACCTTGGTGAGGATCGGCGAGGGGAACTGGTCCAGCATCGCCTTCATGCGCGGCAGCAGCTCGGCGTCGCCGACCCAGTCGTTGCTCGGGCGGTCCTCGGTGACGAACATGTAGCTGCGCCCCTCGGAGACCGGGTTGATCCCGACCTTCAGCCCCTTGCCGAGCCACATGTTGAGCGTCTCGACCCCCTCCGGCGTCGGCAGCTCGGCGCGCCAGACGGCCTGCCCGACATAGGCGGGCCTCGGCGCATCCGGCATCAGCGTGGCGCGGGTCCTGGAGAAGAGCCCGTCGGCGCCGATCACCGCGTCGTAGCGGCCGGTGCTGCCATCGGTGAAGCTGACGGTGACGCCGCTTTCGTCCTCGTCCAGCGTCTCGAAGCTGCAGCCGAGCCTGACCGACACACCCGCCGCGCGGGTCGCCTCGGCGAGGATCGCCGCCAGCGCCGGGCGCATGATCGCGGCATTGCCCGGAAGGCCGGTGCCGGGCATCGGCGGGGTGGGGATGGTGACGATGACCTGGTCATTGTGCGGCATGCGCACCACCAGCCCGTCGGTTGCGGCGCCGGTCTGCTTGAAGGCATCAAGGATGCCGAGCTGGGCGAAGACCCGCAGCGTCGCGCCGTGCAGGCTGATCCCCGCGCCGTAGCTGCGCCAGCCGGCGTCGATCTCGACGAGGTGGGTCTCGACGCCGCCGCGCGCCAGCATGATCGCCGCGGACATGCCCGAAAAGCCGCCGCCGATGACCAGAACCTTCTGTACCGCTGCCATGATCAGCCCTCCCGTGCTGCGCGTCCGGCGACCTGTGCCGGGACGCTGATGGACCCGTCCTCTGCCTCGGTCAGAGGCACGCGGGTCAGGTTTCTTCCCAGGCAGGGGCCCGACACGCAGGCCCCCGTCTCGATGTCAAAAAGTGCGCCGTGGGCGTGGCAGGCGATATGCGTGCCGTCGCCGTTCAGGTAGGCGTCCCTGCGCCAGGCCATCGGCGTGCCGCCGCGGTAGTGCGGGCAGGCGTCCATGTAGCCATGCAGCTGCCCGCCGCGCTTCACCACGATGACGTTGCGCGGGGCGCCTGGCAGGGGTAGGAAGCCGCGGGCCGCGCCCTCGGGAACGTCGTCCCGGTGGCACAGCCTCAGCTGGCCCGCGCTCATGGTTTTCCGGAACCGCCCTCGGGGCCGCCGCCGGGGGCCCATTTCTCGCGCCACTGCAGCAGGAACATCTGACTCGCCTCGGGGCCGTTCGGCGCCTCGCGCGCGACCCATGTGTCGTCGTGCTTGTCCATGTCGGCGTCGTATTCGAAATGCACGCCGAGCGGGCTGTTGAAGTACCAGAACCAGTTAGAGCCGAACTTGTGGCGACCCGGACCCCAGAAGCTCTGGTAGCCCTTCCGCACGAAGCGGTCGCCCGCCACCATCAGCTCGGTCGGCCCGCCCATGTGGAAGGCGAGGTGCTCGCAGCCCATCATGTAGGCGGGGGTGCGGATGAAGAAGAGCGTGTGGTGATCGTCGTTCGCCGCCGGGCGCAGGAAAGGGCCCGCGCCGGTCAGCACGTCGGTGATGACGAAGCCGAGGCGGTCGCAGAAGAAGCGGACCATCTTGTCCATGTCGGGCACGAAAAGCACCACGTGGCTCAGCGAGCGCGGCAGGGCGGCCATGTCGTCGGTGACGCCGAGCTCGTTCGGCGCGCGCTGCGCCGGGGCGCCGGGGGCGTTGATCTTCTCGGCGGGCATCGAGAGCGGGCGGCGGATGCTCACCTGGAAGCGCAGCTCGAAGCCGAGGTCGTCCCGGAACTCGATCGCGCCATCGGCGAGCCGCGTTACCCGGCGGTCCCTGGACATCTCGGCCTCGATCGCGTCGAGCGCGGCCGCGTCCTCGACGCCGTAGACCTGCTGGCGCAGCATGTTCTTGGTCTCGAGCGGGGCGGGCAGCTTGGGGTCGCCCTTGGGGCGGATGATGACGCCGGTGCCGTCGAGGGTCTCGAAGAGCCAGCCGGTCGCGTCGAGCTGCACCGGCTTCAGGCCGAAATCGGCAAGGTAGGTCTTCGATCCCTCCAGATCGTCCACCCCGAACACCAGGTAGTCGGGTCCGATGATGCGCATGGTCAGGCTCCTCCGTCTGCCAGCACCCGGGCGGAACCGGGTGCGAATCCTGCTTGCCAATCCTGTAGCTTTGGCAGAGGTATTTAGAAAATTGCTTCGATGAATGGCTGACATTGATGCGGTGAATTGGATCGGAGGAGGGGCCCATGCGTTTCAACAAGCTCGACATGAACCTGCTGGCGGCGCTCGACATTCTGCTGAAGACCCGCAGCGTGACGCGGGCGGCGGAGGAGATGTTCATCACCCAGTCGGCCATGTCGAACGCGCTGGGGCGGCTGCGGACCTTCTTCGACGACCCCTTGCTGGTGCAGGTGGGGCGGGGGATGGAACTCTCGCCGCTGGCCGAGACGCTGCAGGAGCCGGTGCGCGAGATCATGATGCGGGTGGAGAGCGCCACGCGCATCCGTCCGGTCTTCGATCCGCTCACCGACGCGCGGACCTTCAACATCGTCATCTCGGACTATTCGCTGGCCGTGCTCGGCGCGCAGCTGTCGCGCCGGGTGGCCGAGGAGGCGCCGAACATCCGGCTCAACCTGCGCCCGCAGCACGCCGACCCGGCCAAGCTGCTCGACCGCGGCGAGGCGGACATGCTGATCGTGCCCGACTACCTCGGTGCCAGCGAGCAGGAGCACGAGATCCTCTTCGAGGACGAGCTGGTCGTGCTCATCGACGGCAGCGGCCCGCATGCCGGGGCCGAGATGACGCTCGAACGCTTCGCCGCCGCGCCGCAGGTGCTGATGGAGCCGCTGACCGGGCAGGAGAGCTATTCCGCCGTGGCGATCCGCAACGCCGGGATCGTGCCGCGCAAGGTGCTGTCCTCCTACCTCTTCTCGTCGATCCCCGAGCTGATCCGCGGCACCGACCGGATCGGCCTCATCCAGCGGCGCCTCGCGCAGATCGCCGTCGCCCGTGGCGGGATGGAGGTGCACCCTGCGCCCTTCGCGGTGGCGCCGCTGCGGCAGAGCCTGCGCTGGCACGCGCACCGCACGCGCGATCCGGGGCTGATCTGGATGCGCGGCCTGCTCAAGGCCTGCGTGGCGGATGCGGAACGGGAGGGATGAGCGGGCGGTGCTGCTCTCTCATTCATGCCATGAATACATGAGCGCTGAATAATCAATTTTTCATTTGCGCCCTCCTCTCGCTAGGGTCGCGGAACAGAGGAGGAGTGCGGTCGCCGGGGGACGTTGCGGCCGCGCGGAGGAGGACAGATGACATTGCAAGAGAACCGCGGTCGCGGCGCCTGACGGCGCGGCGGCACCCGGTCCGGCTGTCCCGCGGCGCATCCGCGGGAACGCGCCCGGCTGAACGTCAGCGGGGCGCGCGGGGCCGGATCTTGCCCGAATGACGGCGCCGCGCCTGTGCGCCGTGTGACGAGAAGGGGCGGAGGAGCCCCACAACACCTGACATCAGTGGAGGAGCGAGATGCTCAAACTCATAGCGACCTGCGCTCTGGGCGCGGTAACCCTGTGCCCGGGAACGGCAGCCAAGGCGGACGCGCCGCAAGCCATGGGAGCCGGCGGCCCGCCGCCCCTGTCGATCCGGGTCCTCGCCAACATGGGGCGGACCGGGCTTCTGGGGATCATGTCCTCGAACGAGCGCTACGGCGCGGTGCAGTCCCGCGTCGCCTTCGGCCGCAGCATGTCGGCGC
The Salipiger sp. H15 DNA segment above includes these coding regions:
- a CDS encoding nuclear transport factor 2 family protein produces the protein MDDEAAILARLDALAAGFNAHDIDAIMAFFAEDSSLDLPRGPEPHGSRFTGRDDVRRGLMTRFETTPDVHYGEIENFVCGETGISKWLLTGTTPAGEKVRVRGCDFYTFREGKVIRKDSYWKIVV
- a CDS encoding cyclase family protein; this encodes MSRRIIDLSVTLTDQVPADPPGMGPKIEYMEHSGGAREYAQMFGIPVEHQLDAAGAAVERLTLTTHNGTHLDAPWHYHPTMNKGERAITIDEVPLEWCMGPGVKLDFRHLPDGHVVSAAEMEAEFARIGHALRPGDIVLVNTRAGALYGQPGYVAAGCGIGREATLWLAERGMKVCGTDAWSWDAPLRAVAEKARATGQWELFWEGHKAGAETIYCHMEKLANLDQLPDTGFEVICFPVKVARGSAGWCRPVAILAD
- a CDS encoding fumarylacetoacetate hydrolase family protein, translated to MRFATLPNGSPDGRLHLLSRDNARCSPAEGVQSLRLLMEDWETFAPALEAQYAALNAGGGAPFDPERALAPLPRAWQWLDGSAYDSHGALMQKVFGLDPNPPGRPLMYQGMSDRFLGATQDVPLPSEEDGIDFEGEFGVICDHVPMGSTPAEAASRIRLVVQINDWSLRAIAPVEMKTGFGWVQAKPACAVAPVALTPDELGDAWRDARIDLPLRVELNAEPFGNAEGYPMSYGFDQLLAHAARSRDLVAGTVLGSGTVSNDNYREVGSSCLAERRAIELLDEGAPRTPYMGFGDRVFMECRGRDHAPLFGAIDQQVIRGGRT
- a CDS encoding alpha/beta fold hydrolase — its product is MAMFNYFPNYVWNLTVSIALASGAEIGEIMDMCQPLLEKAKNGEDAGTRDFMVEWVRVADKLTAIATEEEAEGRLFSAGDKLKRAALYYILAERMQGQGDPERMVTYRKGLANFLKGTEYSGESVRRFEIPYGDKVIPVLYTPAQGASGPAPAVVYLNGLDSCKELLYWSFLPHELAKRGIATLCVDQPGTGESLRLQDMPAHFDSEAWGTPVYEWLAAREDVDAARIGITGISLGGYYAPRVCANEPRYASGAVWGANHNWAEVQQKRLKREGENPVPHYWNHVMWVFGAKDMDDFLAKAAGFCLDGQMEKIRVPFLVTHGANDRQIALDYAHQSYDQLVNSPRRELKIFTDREGGVEHVGADNMTYGRNFIADWFAETLGGRLKSEG
- a CDS encoding MBL fold metallo-hydrolase, coding for MFKTHATALALLAATALPAMAETTFTVLGSGGGPIARAARSQPANLLQVNGRNIVIDAGDGLSIRLAAKRLRMGDVDDVVLSHLHFDHVGGLLAVLGQRFQTNPEKPVMIYGPPGTKALVDGMITGMGPAMEAAYGMADATIMTADELVQVQEIRGGETFTLGDVTVTTAKNTHYSFAHGSDLDAKYESLSFRFETPDRSIVYTGDTGWSDAVIELAQGADLLVSELIDLPSIMDTVRKTAPEHLVGEIEQHLSAHHVTPEEIGRMAVAADVGKVVATHIAAGARVTPEMTESWAQQISAIYGGEVAIAEDLQDY
- a CDS encoding MFS transporter, whose product is MTDTGTSPAAMSAAPGIAKTGAAALVVGHCAGLVDLVALPVWVGALIARFGFGPREAGALVTLFLIGAVVASVLTARNFARLPRKALAVAGFALAALAFLLASRQSAFLPLAALHLLGGMANGVALSLVHGTMGRSGNPHRLFAIAGVGLGLFGVIYMGAVPPLLVQQGGAALFLAFGAIMAVATLATLLAFPDAGGRSDAPAARGPLAPGVLAVVAGVSLMTFNQAMVFSFVEVIGTARGFAPQAIVGTLIALGIVNFAGPAPLAALLEKRLPARRVVMAGPIVQAALALALTFATAFVVWAPVAAVFVGVQIFTHTFAFGLLARMDRSGRAAAATPAMLMTGSALGPIVGGMLMESLGIGALGVMAMGIAALSVTCFARGTRAER
- a CDS encoding FAD-dependent oxidoreductase, which produces MAAVQKVLVIGGGFSGMSAAIMLARGGVETHLVEIDAGWRSYGAGISLHGATLRVFAQLGILDAFKQTGAATDGLVVRMPHNDQVIVTIPTPPMPGTGLPGNAAIMRPALAAILAEATRAAGVSVRLGCSFETLDEDESGVTVSFTDGSTGRYDAVIGADGLFSRTRATLMPDAPRPAYVGQAVWRAELPTPEGVETLNMWLGKGLKVGINPVSEGRSYMFVTEDRPSNDWVGDAELLPRMKAMLDQFPSPILTKVKDALSEDSKLIYRPLEKMLLPQPWHVGRIMLIGDAVHATTPHLGAGACIGMEDGLVLAEELLRAGTVAEAFAAHEARRWERCSMVVTNSARLSEIEVTGGDQGEHNAIMGRSMMALTEPV
- a CDS encoding Rieske (2Fe-2S) protein, producing the protein MSAGQLRLCHRDDVPEGAARGFLPLPGAPRNVIVVKRGGQLHGYMDACPHYRGGTPMAWRRDAYLNGDGTHIACHAHGALFDIETGACVSGPCLGRNLTRVPLTEAEDGSISVPAQVAGRAAREG
- a CDS encoding VOC family protein, whose amino-acid sequence is MRIIGPDYLVFGVDDLEGSKTYLADFGLKPVQLDATGWLFETLDGTGVIIRPKGDPKLPAPLETKNMLRQQVYGVEDAAALDAIEAEMSRDRRVTRLADGAIEFRDDLGFELRFQVSIRRPLSMPAEKINAPGAPAQRAPNELGVTDDMAALPRSLSHVVLFVPDMDKMVRFFCDRLGFVITDVLTGAGPFLRPAANDDHHTLFFIRTPAYMMGCEHLAFHMGGPTELMVAGDRFVRKGYQSFWGPGRHKFGSNWFWYFNSPLGVHFEYDADMDKHDDTWVAREAPNGPEASQMFLLQWREKWAPGGGPEGGSGKP
- a CDS encoding LysR substrate-binding domain-containing protein, with the translated sequence MRFNKLDMNLLAALDILLKTRSVTRAAEEMFITQSAMSNALGRLRTFFDDPLLVQVGRGMELSPLAETLQEPVREIMMRVESATRIRPVFDPLTDARTFNIVISDYSLAVLGAQLSRRVAEEAPNIRLNLRPQHADPAKLLDRGEADMLIVPDYLGASEQEHEILFEDELVVLIDGSGPHAGAEMTLERFAAAPQVLMEPLTGQESYSAVAIRNAGIVPRKVLSSYLFSSIPELIRGTDRIGLIQRRLAQIAVARGGMEVHPAPFAVAPLRQSLRWHAHRTRDPGLIWMRGLLKACVADAEREG